One Thalassoglobus sp. JC818 genomic region harbors:
- a CDS encoding RtcB family protein, which translates to MNRRQLQKIGVPESCAKSAIQAIQAAVSSGMSGKEALDRLVQVVSSPSDFDGDSVFGEFANELVCAPPAFERHQIDYSVWGSEFIDDNSHRQMRDACSLPHAVAGALMPDAHVGYGLPIGGVLALEGAVCPYAVGVDIACRMKLSILDIPVERFGEESQVRRLSNAIEKGTVFGTGKSWDRRKNHSVMDEDWSVTRITRQNKDKAWKQLGTSGSGNHFVEFGTLTLHESDLGLKPGTYTALLSHSGSRGVGHSVCSTYSKIAQQLLPSQYKEFGQLAWLELDSEAGQEYWLAMNLMGEYASANHAVIHEEVTKHADANVLTTVENHHNFAWKEVHNGTEVIVHRKGATPAGEGVLGVIPGSMGTPAFVVRGKGNDRSLHSASHGAGRVMSRKQANATYRFNHVRSDLAKKGVKVLSAGSDEVPMVYKDIHEVMKAQTDLVDAVAQFDPRIVKMCGDGSRAED; encoded by the coding sequence ATGAACCGTCGACAATTACAGAAAATTGGTGTCCCTGAGTCGTGTGCGAAGTCAGCGATCCAGGCAATTCAAGCAGCTGTCTCATCCGGAATGAGTGGGAAAGAAGCACTTGATCGCCTCGTGCAGGTTGTGAGTTCCCCATCGGACTTTGACGGTGATTCTGTCTTCGGGGAGTTCGCGAACGAACTCGTCTGCGCTCCTCCAGCTTTCGAGCGACATCAGATCGACTATTCGGTTTGGGGAAGCGAGTTCATCGACGACAATTCGCATCGACAAATGCGGGATGCATGTTCGCTGCCGCATGCTGTCGCCGGAGCTCTGATGCCGGATGCTCACGTTGGATACGGACTTCCAATTGGTGGTGTGCTTGCCCTGGAGGGAGCGGTCTGTCCATACGCAGTCGGTGTCGACATTGCGTGTCGAATGAAGTTGTCCATCCTCGACATTCCGGTTGAGCGTTTCGGGGAGGAATCACAAGTCCGTCGGCTTTCCAATGCCATTGAAAAGGGAACTGTGTTCGGAACCGGAAAGAGCTGGGACCGGCGCAAGAACCATTCCGTGATGGACGAGGACTGGTCGGTGACTCGGATTACTCGTCAGAACAAGGACAAAGCATGGAAGCAACTCGGAACTTCCGGATCCGGAAACCACTTCGTCGAGTTCGGAACTCTGACACTTCACGAATCCGATCTTGGACTGAAACCGGGAACTTACACTGCACTGCTGAGCCATAGCGGAAGTCGTGGGGTGGGTCATTCGGTCTGCTCAACGTACAGCAAGATTGCGCAGCAACTGTTGCCGTCGCAGTACAAAGAGTTCGGTCAGCTCGCCTGGTTGGAACTTGATTCCGAAGCGGGTCAGGAGTATTGGCTGGCCATGAACCTGATGGGTGAGTATGCCTCAGCGAATCATGCGGTCATCCACGAAGAGGTGACAAAACACGCAGATGCAAACGTGTTGACTACGGTTGAGAACCATCACAACTTCGCGTGGAAGGAGGTCCACAACGGAACTGAAGTGATTGTCCATCGCAAAGGAGCGACCCCGGCGGGAGAGGGTGTCCTCGGTGTAATCCCGGGATCGATGGGAACTCCAGCGTTTGTGGTTCGTGGAAAAGGAAACGATCGGTCACTTCATTCCGCTTCGCACGGAGCAGGACGCGTCATGTCTCGAAAGCAGGCGAACGCGACCTACCGCTTCAACCATGTGCGGAGCGATCTCGCCAAAAAGGGTGTCAAAGTCCTGTCGGCGGGATCGGATGAAGTTCCGATGGTTTACAAGGACATTCACGAAGTCATGAAAGCCCAAACCGACCTCGTTGACGCAGTCGCGCAATTCGATCCCCGCATCGTCAAGATGTGCGGAGATGGAAGCCGCGCAGAAGACTGA